A single Anaeromyxobacter diazotrophicus DNA region contains:
- a CDS encoding methionine ABC transporter ATP-binding protein has product MIEVDGLTKVFRRDGEEVPVLRGVSLQVARGEIFGVIGRSGAGKSTLVRCVNLLERPTSGRVRVAGRDMTALDGAGLREARRDIGMIFQHFNLLSSRTVLGNVALPLELAGRSREESRREAAPLVELVGLSALAGRYPAELSGGQKQRVGIARALASRPEVLLCDEATSALDPETTQSILALLKDIQQKLGLTVVLITHEMQVIQAVCERVAVLDRGEVVEQGPVFQVFTAPRSEVTRGLVRDVVDRELPPWLRARLAAGAPAGTSPIVRIIFTGPSATTPVIAQAVRRFDVLLNIVQGHVDYIQGQPYGNIIVEAEGAPAAVEAALAWIRGQDLQAEILGHVARDG; this is encoded by the coding sequence ATGATCGAGGTCGACGGGCTCACCAAGGTGTTCCGCCGCGACGGCGAGGAGGTGCCCGTGCTGCGGGGCGTCTCGCTCCAGGTCGCGCGGGGCGAGATCTTCGGCGTCATCGGCCGCAGCGGCGCCGGCAAGAGCACGCTCGTGCGCTGCGTGAACCTGCTCGAGCGGCCCACCTCGGGGCGAGTGCGGGTGGCGGGCCGCGACATGACCGCGCTCGACGGCGCCGGGCTGCGCGAGGCGCGCCGCGACATCGGGATGATCTTCCAGCACTTCAACCTGCTCTCCTCCCGGACGGTGCTCGGCAACGTGGCCCTGCCGCTCGAGCTCGCCGGCCGCTCGCGCGAGGAGAGCCGCAGGGAGGCGGCGCCGCTGGTCGAGCTGGTGGGCCTCTCCGCCCTGGCCGGCCGCTACCCGGCCGAGCTGTCGGGCGGCCAGAAGCAGCGGGTCGGGATCGCGCGCGCGCTCGCCTCGCGGCCGGAGGTGCTCCTCTGCGACGAGGCGACGAGCGCCCTGGACCCGGAGACGACGCAGTCGATCCTGGCGCTCCTCAAGGACATCCAGCAGAAGCTCGGGCTGACCGTGGTCCTCATCACCCACGAGATGCAGGTCATCCAGGCGGTGTGCGAGCGGGTGGCGGTGCTCGACCGCGGCGAGGTGGTGGAGCAGGGTCCGGTGTTCCAGGTGTTCACCGCGCCGCGCAGCGAGGTGACGCGGGGCCTCGTGCGCGACGTGGTCGACCGCGAGCTGCCGCCCTGGCTCCGCGCGCGCCTGGCCGCGGGCGCGCCCGCCGGCACGAGCCCCATCGTCCGCATCATCTTCACCGGCCCGTCGGCCACCACCCCGGTCATCGCGCAGGCGGTGCGCCGGTTCGACGTGCTGCTCAACATCGTCCAGGGCCACGTCGACTACATCCAGGGCCAGCCCTACGGGAACATCATCGTGGAGGCGGAGGGGGCGCCGGCGGCGG